CTTGACCACTTCCAGCACTCGCCGGTCCGGCCCGATCACGAACGTCTGCCGTTTCGTGTGCAGCGGAACGAACCGGCGCCACACACCGAACTGCTTCGCCACCACGCCGTCCACATCGGACAGCAGCGGGTAGTCGAAGCTGTGCTTCGCGGAGAATTCGCGCTGCTTGCTCACCGCGTCCGGGCTGATCCCGACGCGCTGCGCGCCGACCGCAGCGAATTCCGCGGCCAGGTCCCGGAAGTGGCAGCTTTCCGCGGTGCAGCCGCTGGTCATCGCGGCCGGGTAGAAGAACAGCACGACCGGGCCGTCGGCCAGGAAATCGGACAGTCTGCGCTCGACGCCCTGATCGTCGGCGAGCGAGAAGTCGGGGGCGAGGTCGCCGATCTGCATCGCGGGGTCCTTCCGGGTGGGCGGACCCCCATCATGCCTGGCGGACCGGTCAGCTCGCGTGCCGGGCGATCATCTCGTCGACTTCGTCGCCGCTGGCGGACTCGGCGACGAACGAACCGCGCCCGGCGAGGACTCCCTGCTGGCGCAGGCGTTCCGCGTGGCGGGCGTCGCGCACGCCTTCCGCGCCGATGCGCA
This sequence is a window from Amycolatopsis benzoatilytica AK 16/65. Protein-coding genes within it:
- a CDS encoding peroxiredoxin; this encodes MQIGDLAPDFSLADDQGVERRLSDFLADGPVVLFFYPAAMTSGCTAESCHFRDLAAEFAAVGAQRVGISPDAVSKQREFSAKHSFDYPLLSDVDGVVAKQFGVWRRFVPLHTKRQTFVIGPDRRVLEVVKSELNFTAHADVALKVLRERG